One part of the Canis lupus dingo isolate Sandy chromosome 14, ASM325472v2, whole genome shotgun sequence genome encodes these proteins:
- the LOC112675047 gene encoding leptin, whose translation MRCGPLCRFLWLWPYLSCVEAVPIRKVQDDTKTLIKTIVARINDISHTQSVSSKQRVAGLDFIPGLQPVLSLSRMDQTLAIYQQILNSLHSRNVVQISNDLENLRDLLHLLASSKSCPLPRARGLETFESLGGVLEASLYSTEVVALSRLQAALQDMLRRLDLSPGC comes from the exons ATGCGTTGTGGACCTCTGTGCCGATTCCTGTGGCTTTGGCCCTATCTGTCCTGTGTTGAAGCTGTGCCAATCCGAAAAGTCCAGGATGACACCAAAACCCTCATCAAGACGATTGTCGCCAGGATCAATGACATTTCACACACG CAGTCTGTCTCCTCCAAACAGAGGGTCGCTGGTCTGGACTTCATTCCTGGGCTCCAACCAGTCCTGAGTTTGTCCAGGATGGACCAGACGTTGGCCATCTACCAACAGATCCTCAACAGTCTGCATTCCAGAAATGTGGTCCAAATATCTAATGACCTGGAGAACCTCCGGGACCTTCTCCACCTGCTGGCCTCCTCCAAGAGCTGCCCCTTGCCCCGGGCCAGGGGCCTGGAGACCTTTGAGAGCCTGGGCGGCGTCCTGGAAGCCTCACTCTACTCCACAGAGGTGGTGGCTCTGAGCAGACTGCAGGCGGCCCTCCAGGACATGCTTCGGCGGCTGGACCTCAGCCCTGGGTGCTGA